In Sphingobacterium sp. R2, the genomic stretch TGGACGAGAAACTGGGACGTGAACAAGACTCTTCGATGCAATTAATTACTTTTGTTAAAGATCGTCCCGGACATGATTTGCGTTATGCAATTGATGCAACCAAGATCAATAAGGAATTGGGATGGTATCCTTCAGTTACTTTTGAAGAAGGCTTGTCGCGGACGATAGATTGGTTCTTGTCTAATCAGGAATGGCTGGAGCATGTGACATCGGGCGATTATAAAAAATATTACGACAATCAATACAAAGGCGCATAAGCATGACGTATACGGAGACAAAGCTGAAAGGATGTTTTATACTTGAACCGACAGTTTACGAAGACGAAAGAGGTTATTTTTTTGAGTCATTTAATGAAACCAAGCTGGCTGCAATACTTGGTTATAAACCTCATTTTGTGCAAGACAATCAATCCAAATCACAGTTTGGTGTTGTGAGGGGGCTACATTTACAGGCCGGCGATCATGCTCAGGCTAAGTTGGTTCGAGTCGTCGAGGGAAAAGTACTGGATGTAGCAGTCGATGTTCGTCCGGGATCAAGCACCTTCGGACAACATATCGCTGTAGAGCTTTCAGCTGAAAATAGAAAACAGCTATTTGTTCCGAGAGGTTTCTTACATGGCTTCTCCGTATTATCAGAACATGCAGTTTTTTTCTATAAATGTGATAATAACTATCACAAAGAATCGGAAGATGGAGTAAATCCTTTAGATTTTGAATTGGCTGTCGACTGGAAAATACCTCATGAAGAAATGATTCTCTCACAGAAGGACCAAGAAGCACAATCTTTTGAGAAATTGCGCCTGAAATTAATTTAGATGATATGCGAATTGTTATAACAGGAGCTTCAGGTCAACTTGGTTCGGAACTAAAAGATCTTTTGCTGTGTAATACAGCACATGAGTGTTATTTCTTAGATCGAAAGCAATTACCATTGGATCAAATTGAGATTATACAGCAAATTCTGAGCATGTATCAACCCGATTTGATTATTCATGCAGGAGCGTATACAGCGGTGGATAAAGCTGAGACGGATCAGGTTACGGCAAATTTGGTCAATCATTTGGCTTGTGAAGAGATTGCTCAATACTGCCATGTCCATAACGCCAAACTTATAGCTATTTCAACAGATTACGTTTTCGATGGATCTTCTGCTTCTCCTTTGACTGAGCATGCGATCACTAATCCCATCAACGTATATGGACAAACTAAGCTTGCGGGGGAACGTGCCATTCGGAAATGGCATCCTCAGGCAATCATTATACGGACTTCCTGGGTGTATTCCTCCTACGGTAAAAACTTTGTAAAAACCATGTGCCGCCTAATGACCGAGCGAGATGAAGTTAACGTAATCAGCGATCAAATTGGGAGCCCCACTTATGCAAAAGATTTAGCCCTAGTGATTTTGAAAGTTTTGGATTCTGTCGAATGGAAAGCAGGTATTTATCACTATAGTAACCAAGGCGAAATTTCGTGGTATGACTTTGCTGTAGCAATACGTGACTTCCGTTCGTTCGAATGTGAAGTCAGGCCAATTCCAACAAGTGCATATCCGACACCTGCTCGTAGGCCGATGTATTCTTTGCTTGATAAATCAAAAATAAGAACTACGTTTGGAATACAAGTTCCAGACTGGAAAATAAGTTTGAGCAACATGCTGACTGAGGAATTTAAAGATAAATAGATTGACGATAACAAGAGGCTGTGTCGACGTTAGTATCGTAAAGTCTTCTTCCCTAAATAACATTAAAATGAAAGGAATTATATTGGCTGGCGGCTCAGGCACGCGATTGCATCCACTGACGCTTGCTGTAAGTAAACAATTGATGCCCGTATATGATAAACCTATGATATATTATCCGTTGTCTACCTTGATGCTCGCCGGAATACGTGAAATTCTGATTATATCCACTCCACAGGATCTACCTAATTTTGAAAAGTTATTAGGGGATGGTTCACAATTAGGGTGCCGTTTTGAATATAAAGAGCAACCTAGCCCAGACGGGCTTGCTCAGGCATTTTTGCTGGGAGAAGAATTTATTGGCGATGATAAAGTAGCCCTGATTTTAGGGGATAATATATTTTACAGCTCTGGACTTTCCAAGCTATTGCAGTCTTCTTCGGACCCTGATGGCGGAGTGGTCTTCGCCTATCCGGTGAATGATCCGGAACGGTATGGAGTCGTTGAATTTGATGAAACAAATAATGTGATTTCTATTGAAGAGAAGCCACAATTGCCCAAATCGAATTATGCTGTTCCGGGAATTTATTTTTATGATAATGAAGTGATTAGTATCGCAAAAAATATAGCACCTTCCCCTCGTGGAGAACTGGAGATAACAGATATCAATAAAGAGTATCTCCGCCGCGGCAAATTAAAGGTCGGAATTTTTGACCGTGGTACAGCTTGGTTGGATACCGGAACGATCCAGTCTCTCATGCAGGCAGGGCAATTTGTGCAAGTGATAGAGGAGCGGCAAGGGATGAAAATAGGGGCAATAGAAGAAGTTGCTTACAGAATGGGTTACATTGATAAACAGCAGCTACTGAAAATTTCTGCGCCACTCTGTAAGTCAGGCTATGGAGAGTATTTGAAAAGAATTGTTAAAGGCTCTTAACTATCCCTAGATAACATTCTGCTGCATAGCAGAATGTTATCTAGGGATATGAAGGGTAAATGTACTTCCAAAACCTTCGCTGCTCTCCACTGTAATCGAGTAGCCCATTCGGTTTGCAAACTCATGGCAGAGCATCAAACCGATGCCAGCACCCTTTTCTTCAAATGTGCCATCTAAACTAGTTTGTTGTTTCTGCATACTTTTAAGTGCGGTGATTTTTCGCTCGTCCATTCCTACACCCTGATCTGTAATTGATATAAGAACTTCACTATCGGTTTCACGCTGATTAAAAATAATGGATTTGCCACTAAAGCTAAATTTGATAGCGTTGTTAAAGATATTTCGAATGATAAATTCAAATCGTTTAAGATCACTACGAATGGTCAATTGCGGAGAAATACGAACATCTATAAATAAATTTTTTAGATTAATCCGATCAATGAATAATTCCTCACATTCTTTTACAATTTGAAACGGTACAATTTCCTGCATGTCAAGCTTTTCGTTCGCCATTTGTTGTGAAGACCAAACGAGTAAACTGTCGAGCATTTTAGATGCTGTAGTGACTTGATTACCAATAGTAATTAACATGTTTTTGATTTCGTGAGCTGGAAGATCGACAATTTTTGATACAGAAAGTAGCGCTTGAAAAGTTGATAAAGGACTTCGAAGATCATGGGATACGACGGAAAATATAGTGGATCGAAATCGGTCTGCCTGCACCAGTTCTTCATGTTGATGTTTGATCTCAGCAGCTTGATGATCGACCTTTTGTTTCTCTTTCCGTAATAGCCGATTCTTTTTGACCAATAGCAGGACCATCAACAAAATGATCAAAAGAACAAAAAAGGTGGCTAGCCACATCAATTTTATCCAATGTGCTTCACGTTCGATGGAAACGTTTTTTAATAATAGATTTTTATTTTCAAGTTCTTTCTTTTCGCTGTCATATTTCTCCCGAAGTTCTTCCCTAATTCTTACGCGTAAGACTTCAGCATCTTCATGGAACTTTCGATCCGAACTATCTTGATCGCTGAGAATTAAATGTTCATCTTGCTCTTTAACAGCTTTCGCTATTTTATCAAAATCACCTTGAAGTTCTTCAGTTAAATTGCTAAGCCCACTTTTAGCAATGATGTTTTTAATGAGAGCAACTTCTTTTGTAGCCAAATCAAAGCGTTTTTCTTTGACGTAAATATTTGCACGATTGATCCTGGCATAACTTTCACCTACGGGATCTTTTTTCTTTGAAGTAATGTCGATGGCAAGATCGGTATAGTATGTACTCCATTCGAGTTTGTCTGCTTTTAGGTAAAGATAGCTCAATAAAATGTAGGTATTGAACAGGTCAACATCAGGTGCGTTTGCTTTACAGAATTCGACTGTTTTAACTAAATAATCGATCGCATTGGATACATCTTTCTTTTGCTCACCATTTAGCGCTTTCTGCGCATAAATGTTGCCTATATTGGTCGATATGTTTGCACGGTTTCGAGTATCATGAATTTCTTTGGACAGATCTAATGCGCGTTGGTAATATTTTAAGGCTTGTTCTGGATCATAACTCTTATTAAATACATTGCCAATATTCAAGAAAGAAAGCATCATCCCCTTTTTATCATTTCGCTCTTCTCGTCTTTTGAGAACCTTAAAGTGGGTTTTAATACTTTCGTCAAAGTTGTTTAATTTCAGGTAAATAACCCCTTGGAGGTTGAGCAAGTCAATTGCCAATGCGTCAAATTTCTTTGTTTCCGCCAGATCTAGTCCCTTAGATACAATCTCCTGCGCGTCTTGAGGAGTACTCTTATAAATTTC encodes the following:
- the rfbC gene encoding dTDP-4-dehydrorhamnose 3,5-epimerase; translated protein: MTYTETKLKGCFILEPTVYEDERGYFFESFNETKLAAILGYKPHFVQDNQSKSQFGVVRGLHLQAGDHAQAKLVRVVEGKVLDVAVDVRPGSSTFGQHIAVELSAENRKQLFVPRGFLHGFSVLSEHAVFFYKCDNNYHKESEDGVNPLDFELAVDWKIPHEEMILSQKDQEAQSFEKLRLKLI
- the rfbD gene encoding dTDP-4-dehydrorhamnose reductase; the protein is MRIVITGASGQLGSELKDLLLCNTAHECYFLDRKQLPLDQIEIIQQILSMYQPDLIIHAGAYTAVDKAETDQVTANLVNHLACEEIAQYCHVHNAKLIAISTDYVFDGSSASPLTEHAITNPINVYGQTKLAGERAIRKWHPQAIIIRTSWVYSSYGKNFVKTMCRLMTERDEVNVISDQIGSPTYAKDLALVILKVLDSVEWKAGIYHYSNQGEISWYDFAVAIRDFRSFECEVRPIPTSAYPTPARRPMYSLLDKSKIRTTFGIQVPDWKISLSNMLTEEFKDK
- the rfbA gene encoding glucose-1-phosphate thymidylyltransferase RfbA is translated as MKGIILAGGSGTRLHPLTLAVSKQLMPVYDKPMIYYPLSTLMLAGIREILIISTPQDLPNFEKLLGDGSQLGCRFEYKEQPSPDGLAQAFLLGEEFIGDDKVALILGDNIFYSSGLSKLLQSSSDPDGGVVFAYPVNDPERYGVVEFDETNNVISIEEKPQLPKSNYAVPGIYFYDNEVISIAKNIAPSPRGELEITDINKEYLRRGKLKVGIFDRGTAWLDTGTIQSLMQAGQFVQVIEERQGMKIGAIEEVAYRMGYIDKQQLLKISAPLCKSGYGEYLKRIVKGS
- a CDS encoding ATP-binding protein; this encodes MNRIYLLFFTTFFLTSSHYVFSQSAGLDKVNKQLETVSGDSARILVYYKVASEIYKSTPQDAQEIVSKGLDLAETKKFDALAIDLLNLQGVIYLKLNNFDESIKTHFKVLKRREERNDKKGMMLSFLNIGNVFNKSYDPEQALKYYQRALDLSKEIHDTRNRANISTNIGNIYAQKALNGEQKKDVSNAIDYLVKTVEFCKANAPDVDLFNTYILLSYLYLKADKLEWSTYYTDLAIDITSKKKDPVGESYARINRANIYVKEKRFDLATKEVALIKNIIAKSGLSNLTEELQGDFDKIAKAVKEQDEHLILSDQDSSDRKFHEDAEVLRVRIREELREKYDSEKKELENKNLLLKNVSIEREAHWIKLMWLATFFVLLIILLMVLLLVKKNRLLRKEKQKVDHQAAEIKHQHEELVQADRFRSTIFSVVSHDLRSPLSTFQALLSVSKIVDLPAHEIKNMLITIGNQVTTASKMLDSLLVWSSQQMANEKLDMQEIVPFQIVKECEELFIDRINLKNLFIDVRISPQLTIRSDLKRFEFIIRNIFNNAIKFSFSGKSIIFNQRETDSEVLISITDQGVGMDERKITALKSMQKQQTSLDGTFEEKGAGIGLMLCHEFANRMGYSITVESSEGFGSTFTLHIPR